In Veillonellaceae bacterium, the following are encoded in one genomic region:
- a CDS encoding ABC transporter permease, producing the protein MLKTIVEIWQDRSDDILAASIQHIELTAISLALAILIAIPVGVILTRKQKWAEPIIGIAAVFQTIPSLALLGLMIPLFGIGFTPAVIALTIYGLLPILRNTYTGILGVNPAATEAGVGMGMTSFQVLFMVELPLALSVIMAGIRTATVLLVGVATLAALIGAGGLGDLIFRGISMANQELILAGAIPAAVLALAFDFALKRMETSAQPKGLSTMKG; encoded by the coding sequence ATGTTAAAAACAATAGTTGAAATTTGGCAGGACCGTTCTGATGATATCCTTGCTGCATCAATCCAACATATTGAACTAACAGCTATTTCACTTGCTCTCGCAATCTTGATTGCTATTCCGGTCGGGGTTATTCTCACCCGCAAGCAAAAATGGGCTGAGCCTATTATCGGCATTGCCGCAGTTTTCCAAACGATCCCAAGTCTTGCACTGCTGGGATTAATGATACCGCTCTTTGGCATCGGCTTTACTCCGGCCGTCATTGCTCTGACAATCTATGGCTTGCTTCCCATTTTGCGCAACACCTATACCGGTATTCTCGGGGTTAACCCGGCCGCTACCGAAGCCGGGGTCGGTATGGGAATGACTTCATTTCAGGTCTTGTTTATGGTCGAACTGCCATTAGCCCTGTCGGTAATAATGGCGGGGATTCGTACCGCTACCGTTCTGCTTGTTGGCGTTGCTACCTTGGCTGCGCTCATTGGTGCTGGCGGGTTGGGCGATTTGATATTCCGCGGTATTTCAATGGCAAATCAAGAATTGATTTTAGCTGGTGCCATCCCGGCGGCAGTTTTGGCCTTAGCTTTTGATTTTGCCCTCAAGAGAATGGAAACCAGCGCTCAGCCGAAAGGCTTAAGTACTATGAAAGGGTGA
- a CDS encoding phosphoribosyltransferase yields the protein MFKNRIEAGENLAEKLAALNLEKPYLLAIPRGGIVVAQPIAEKLGLSVGVLITRKIGHPLNPEVAIGAVMPDGTAVLDEAAAERLGLDDNRLSELVSEQYQEIKRRLIAYTGTERIANVSGKTIVLVDDGIATGYTIYAAVQWLKTLTPGKIIIAVPVAPPDVAANLSKQVDTVICPIQPYDFMAVGQYYQDFSQTSDQEVVDILTEVGN from the coding sequence ATGTTTAAAAACCGGATCGAAGCCGGCGAAAATCTTGCTGAAAAACTGGCAGCGCTTAATCTGGAGAAGCCTTATCTTTTGGCAATACCTCGGGGCGGCATAGTCGTTGCCCAACCGATAGCCGAAAAACTCGGCCTCAGTGTCGGCGTTTTAATTACCCGCAAAATCGGCCATCCCCTTAATCCCGAAGTTGCAATCGGGGCAGTAATGCCTGATGGCACCGCCGTACTTGATGAAGCTGCTGCAGAACGCCTGGGACTCGATGATAATAGGCTAAGCGAGCTAGTCAGCGAGCAATACCAGGAAATTAAGCGGCGTCTGATTGCCTATACCGGGACAGAACGCATTGCTAACGTAAGCGGTAAAACCATAGTGCTCGTCGACGACGGTATCGCTACCGGTTACACCATCTACGCCGCTGTCCAATGGCTTAAAACCCTGACACCCGGAAAAATTATCATTGCCGTCCCGGTTGCCCCGCCTGATGTAGCAGCTAATTTAAGTAAACAAGTTGATACCGTAATCTGTCCTATCCAACCTTATGACTTTATGGCAGTCGGCCAATATTATCAGGATTTTTCGCAAACTTCCGACCAAGAAGTTGTTGATATTTTAACTGAAGTAGGTAACTAA
- a CDS encoding glycine/betaine ABC transporter substrate-binding protein: MKKIILLVMILVLSLSLVGCSSTASVNSDKIVIGGKNFTEQDILVYIMRDLIEAKTNLKVEVKPYLGGTNVVAQALERGDLDLYAEYTGTGLMHILGEKVINDPEAAYQKVKQMYKDKKQIVWLKPLGFNNTYTLSVRADQAKQLGLEKISDLLEHQSSLTLGVTHEFLERDDGYRGVKKVYGLNFGTAKGMDPGLTYAACRDGKVDVIDAFATDGRIPAFNLKVLKDDKNFFPPYYAAPIVREDTLKKHPELAEVLNLLAGKLDDKQMSTLNAKVDLEKQDPQQVAREWLKSQGLI, from the coding sequence TTGAAAAAAATTATTTTGTTGGTAATGATACTTGTCCTGAGTTTGTCGTTAGTAGGCTGCTCAAGTACCGCCTCAGTAAACTCTGATAAAATCGTAATCGGCGGTAAGAACTTCACTGAACAAGATATTCTCGTCTATATAATGCGGGATTTAATCGAGGCTAAAACAAATCTTAAAGTCGAAGTGAAGCCATATCTTGGTGGAACCAACGTTGTAGCCCAGGCGCTCGAGCGCGGCGATCTTGATCTCTATGCTGAATACACCGGGACAGGGCTCATGCATATCCTAGGTGAGAAGGTAATTAACGATCCTGAAGCCGCCTATCAAAAAGTAAAGCAAATGTACAAAGACAAAAAGCAGATTGTCTGGCTAAAGCCTTTGGGTTTTAACAACACATATACGCTTTCAGTCAGAGCCGACCAAGCCAAGCAATTGGGTCTGGAAAAAATCAGCGACTTGCTTGAACATCAATCTAGCCTTACCCTCGGCGTTACCCACGAATTTTTAGAGCGCGATGACGGCTATAGAGGTGTCAAAAAGGTCTATGGCTTAAACTTCGGTACAGCCAAAGGCATGGACCCTGGTCTGACTTATGCCGCCTGTCGCGATGGCAAAGTAGACGTAATTGATGCTTTCGCAACCGACGGCCGCATACCAGCCTTTAATCTTAAAGTGCTGAAAGATGACAAGAACTTTTTCCCGCCATATTATGCTGCTCCAATCGTCCGCGAGGATACCCTCAAGAAACATCCTGAACTGGCCGAGGTCCTCAACCTGCTGGCCGGCAAACTGGATGACAAACAGATGTCTACCCTAAATGCAAAGGTTGACCTTGAAAAACAGGATCCCCAACAAGTAGCCCGCGAATGGCTTAAATCTCAAGGTCTTATTTAG
- a CDS encoding betaine/proline/choline family ABC transporter ATP-binding protein (Members of the family are the ATP-binding subunit of ABC transporters for substrates such as betaine, L-proline or other amino acids, choline, carnitine, etc. The substrate specificity is best determined from the substrate-binding subunit, rather than this subunit, as it interacts with the permease subunit and not with substrate directly.) has translation MISFDNLSKIYGDFRAVDNINLDIKQGEIVALIGPSGSGKTTTLKMINRLIEPTHGAIYINGKNVLEQDPIELRRNIGYVIQHVGLLPHMTIADNIAIVPKLKKWDKQVYLQRVDELLAMVGLDPDVYRDRYPLELSGGQQQRVGVIRALAADPPIILMDEPFSALDPISREQLQDELLNLQQKLQKTVVFVTHDIDEAIKIADRICIMKSGQVIQFDTPEQILRHPANDFVRSFIGANRIGQVETLPTIEDLMIKPVTARPNRGLAESINTMRKQKVDTLLVVNQDEKLLGIVGVWEIQSSFNEEHLILEDIMRRDFPTLLNTQTLNDAIYLISKHRVAYLPVVNRDRELLGVITRASLVDVMAKNFSTKQRRAGGVNAAC, from the coding sequence ATGATTTCTTTCGATAATTTGTCAAAGATATATGGTGATTTTCGTGCCGTAGATAACATCAATCTTGATATTAAACAAGGTGAAATTGTGGCTTTGATTGGCCCGAGCGGGTCGGGCAAGACGACAACGCTCAAAATGATTAATCGCTTAATCGAACCAACGCACGGCGCCATCTACATCAACGGGAAAAACGTTCTCGAACAGGACCCGATTGAGCTACGCCGCAATATCGGTTATGTTATTCAACATGTAGGCCTGCTACCGCACATGACTATTGCCGATAACATCGCTATTGTCCCAAAACTAAAAAAATGGGATAAACAAGTTTATCTCCAGCGCGTCGATGAATTGCTGGCAATGGTCGGCCTCGACCCGGATGTCTATCGCGACCGTTACCCGCTTGAACTGAGCGGCGGTCAGCAACAGCGGGTTGGGGTCATAAGAGCATTAGCTGCTGATCCACCCATCATTTTAATGGACGAACCGTTCAGCGCCTTAGACCCGATTAGCCGGGAACAATTGCAGGATGAACTACTCAACTTACAACAAAAGCTTCAAAAAACAGTTGTTTTTGTTACCCATGATATTGACGAGGCCATTAAAATTGCTGATCGCATCTGCATAATGAAGAGCGGTCAAGTTATTCAATTCGATACCCCTGAACAAATACTGCGCCATCCTGCCAACGATTTTGTCCGCAGTTTTATCGGCGCCAACCGCATTGGTCAGGTGGAAACACTTCCTACAATTGAAGATTTGATGATTAAACCGGTAACGGCAAGACCTAACCGGGGCCTGGCAGAAAGCATCAATACGATGCGGAAGCAGAAGGTTGATACTTTGTTAGTCGTTAATCAGGACGAAAAGCTGCTAGGTATTGTTGGCGTATGGGAAATTCAAAGTTCCTTTAATGAAGAGCATTTGATTCTTGAAGATATTATGCGTCGCGATTTCCCCACGCTACTTAATACCCAAACATTAAATGACGCCATTTATCTTATCAGCAAACATCGGGTAGCTTACTTGCCGGTAGTTAATCGCGACAGAGAACTCCTCGGGGTAATAACAAGAGCCAGCTTAGTAGACGTTATGGCCAAAAACTTTAGCACCAAACAGCGACGAGCCGGAGGTGTTAATGCAGCATGTTAA
- a CDS encoding GntR family transcriptional regulator, with protein sequence MSVNMSMYHSIALDIAQRIINDEFPVGTKVSGRTLLASHYNVSSETIRKAVSLLKDANVVSVSQGKEVVVISVAEAYHFIEHHKSMQSVYSLKQELEVLLAEKQATDRRFEQIINDIIGYSDRLKNLTPYNPIEVKAPENSHVVGKTIAQLKLWQHTGATVVAIRRGTEIIISPGPLAAIQANDRIVVVGKDDVLQQMTSFLNKSNETAEKDLSFG encoded by the coding sequence ATGAGCGTCAATATGTCCATGTACCATTCTATCGCCTTAGATATTGCACAAAGAATAATTAATGATGAGTTTCCTGTCGGCACCAAGGTTTCTGGGCGAACACTATTAGCCAGTCATTATAATGTCTCATCTGAAACCATTCGTAAGGCTGTCAGCCTACTAAAGGATGCTAATGTGGTTTCAGTTTCGCAGGGAAAAGAAGTAGTAGTAATATCAGTTGCCGAAGCTTATCACTTTATTGAGCATCATAAAAGCATGCAATCAGTATACTCTTTGAAACAAGAACTTGAGGTCCTGCTAGCTGAAAAGCAGGCAACCGACCGACGGTTTGAGCAGATTATAAATGATATTATTGGTTATTCCGATCGACTTAAAAACCTTACCCCCTATAATCCGATTGAAGTTAAAGCCCCCGAGAATTCGCATGTTGTAGGTAAAACAATTGCTCAGCTCAAGCTGTGGCAGCATACCGGCGCGACAGTGGTGGCTATACGCCGCGGGACGGAAATAATTATATCGCCGGGGCCGCTGGCAGCTATTCAAGCTAATGATCGTATTGTTGTCGTCGGCAAAGATGATGTCCTTCAGCAAATGACCAGTTTTTTGAACAAATCCAATGAAACTGCAGAGAAAGATTTAAGCTTCGGCTAA